Proteins encoded by one window of Halomonas sp. Bachu 37:
- a CDS encoding glycosyltransferase family 9 protein produces MAHKLLVVRNDKIGDFMLAWPALACLKSALPTPHVTVLVPAYTAPLANICPWVDEVIIDPGRDADKSARHGLIDNIKAAGFDALLTLFSTPRIGWAGWRAGIPLRVAPATKWAQVFYNVRVRQRRSRSLKPEYQYNVDLACELLSRLSLKLSELPSPPFWPMSDAQYTQQRNAIVESSQAVADGRLVVVHPGSGGSAVNLSIEQYTTLIAMVNRQLNDAMPVNWLISAGPSEERHAKALINQLTSAGITASRLPSSPSVADFAFQLAGVDMLVAGSTGPLHIAGCLNIATAGFYPAKRSATPLRWQTCNSAEKRLAFSPPDSADQQDMSAIDLATAAQQISAFLRG; encoded by the coding sequence ATGGCGCATAAACTACTCGTCGTCCGCAATGATAAAATCGGCGACTTCATGCTGGCCTGGCCAGCGCTGGCATGCCTGAAAAGCGCGTTGCCCACGCCCCATGTCACGGTGCTGGTACCCGCCTATACAGCACCGCTGGCAAACATCTGCCCTTGGGTGGATGAGGTCATCATTGATCCAGGCCGTGATGCTGATAAATCGGCCCGGCATGGCCTGATCGATAATATAAAAGCGGCGGGATTCGATGCGCTTCTCACGCTGTTTTCAACCCCTCGCATTGGCTGGGCAGGCTGGCGGGCCGGTATTCCACTACGCGTGGCACCTGCCACCAAGTGGGCACAGGTGTTTTATAACGTGCGAGTACGACAACGCCGCTCTCGCTCGTTAAAACCCGAGTATCAATACAATGTGGATTTAGCCTGCGAGCTGCTTTCCCGGCTCTCGCTAAAGTTGTCTGAGCTGCCCTCGCCACCCTTCTGGCCAATGAGTGACGCTCAATATACGCAACAGCGAAACGCCATTGTCGAGTCCAGCCAAGCAGTGGCTGACGGGCGTCTAGTCGTCGTGCATCCTGGTAGCGGCGGATCGGCTGTCAATCTCTCGATTGAGCAATACACGACACTTATTGCCATGGTTAACCGGCAACTCAATGATGCGATGCCCGTTAACTGGCTAATTAGCGCAGGCCCCAGCGAGGAGCGCCACGCAAAAGCGCTGATCAATCAGCTCACCAGTGCCGGGATCACCGCCAGCCGCCTTCCGAGCAGCCCCAGCGTGGCCGATTTTGCCTTTCAGCTAGCGGGTGTCGATATGTTGGTTGCCGGTTCTACAGGCCCGCTGCATATCGCGGGGTGTCTCAACATCGCCACGGCAGGTTTTTACCCTGCCAAACGCTCCGCGACGCCGTTGCGCTGGCAGACCTGCAATAGCGCCGAGAAACGTCTGGCATTTAGCCCCCCCGACTCCGCTGATCAGCAGGATATGTCGGCAATTGATTTGGCTACTGCAGCGCAGCAGATTT
- a CDS encoding glycosyltransferase family 4 protein — MANKVLQICMSDGKGGMELYVDRIIGDLKKEGWEVIGICLENTKVEAYMQQNEIPYKTFKSNISAIFNALDIRRWLIEEGVKVVHCHKSSDLRLTAVLKCLTPSLKVFYTDHVGGRRPKKSPYHRFAYGKVDRVLSISQATHRRNVSNLPIPSENVICLPHGVDINKYHPCHDRDAVRTRREELGIPVDAVVIGLPGRVTPGKGQDIWIKALLELDPALDFFALSIGGTDYASGGVESFYEKLQNLIDGTLLANKIAFLGHRNDLAEILPLLDIVCIPSENEAFGLTIIESMACGMPIIGSNTGSLPELVDDASGILVGPHAINAWSSAMKKMIRDDASRRSMGHAARQRVEQHFSNTQHVKRLIEYYTA; from the coding sequence ATGGCAAACAAAGTGCTGCAAATATGTATGTCGGATGGCAAGGGTGGGATGGAGCTATATGTGGATCGTATCATTGGCGATTTAAAGAAAGAGGGCTGGGAAGTTATAGGAATCTGCCTTGAAAATACCAAGGTGGAAGCCTACATGCAGCAAAATGAAATACCATATAAAACGTTCAAAAGTAATATAAGCGCAATTTTTAATGCTTTGGATATACGTCGTTGGTTAATAGAAGAAGGCGTAAAAGTCGTACACTGTCATAAGTCGAGTGATTTAAGATTAACGGCAGTTTTAAAGTGCTTGACACCAAGTCTAAAAGTTTTTTATACCGATCATGTGGGTGGACGGCGGCCTAAAAAAAGCCCTTATCACCGCTTCGCCTATGGAAAAGTGGATCGTGTCTTATCCATTAGCCAAGCAACTCATCGCCGTAACGTCAGCAATTTGCCGATACCCAGTGAAAACGTTATCTGTTTACCCCATGGAGTCGATATCAACAAGTACCACCCTTGTCATGATCGTGATGCTGTTCGCACCAGGCGAGAAGAGCTGGGTATTCCAGTGGATGCGGTAGTGATCGGGCTACCGGGACGCGTAACGCCGGGTAAAGGGCAGGATATTTGGATTAAAGCCTTGCTAGAACTTGATCCTGCTCTTGATTTTTTTGCGCTATCCATCGGCGGTACCGACTACGCCTCAGGGGGCGTAGAAAGTTTTTACGAGAAATTACAAAATCTTATAGACGGTACTCTGCTGGCGAACAAAATTGCTTTTTTGGGGCACCGCAATGATCTTGCCGAAATATTGCCCCTACTCGATATTGTGTGCATTCCTTCGGAAAATGAGGCCTTTGGCCTGACGATCATTGAATCCATGGCATGCGGCATGCCGATCATCGGTTCCAATACCGGCTCTTTACCTGAGCTAGTCGATGACGCTTCGGGCATATTGGTAGGCCCCCATGCGATCAACGCTTGGAGTTCGGCTATGAAAAAGATGATCCGGGATGATGCCTCACGGCGGTCCATGGGCCATGCCGCTAGGCAGCGCGTCGAGCAGCATTTCAGTAACACGCAGCATGTAAAACGCTTGATTGAGTATTATACCGCTTAA
- a CDS encoding O-antigen ligase family protein, producing MAPPLSSFSPSPFALLRGYTSIAVFLLGAIALIVPSGYSVGAALLLLGSFLLPFTRPGVSFNRQDLLVIGVLSAYALTGLLEAWLDGQGSRGADKPLRFLFAIPVLALILAYPPRLAWMWAGLATGGIVVGSWGAWQKLVMGIERAEGYTYVIQFGNISLLTGVLCLAGMGWATMQKRRSLWIMMLALGAVGGVLGSLFSGSRGGWIGLPVVLLVLYRAYGRELSYPLKLSALAAVLMAGLLVYAIPQMGVQQRVHQAFSDVELYVSGENRFSSVGARFEMWRGAAQLIVEKPVFGWGDNGYQRGMQALADNGVIHPEVTQFGHAHNEFINTMAKRGVVGLIALIALYLVPMRLFMRQLHAPHMVLRSVAVAGTLLPVTYIDFGLSQAFLDHNSGVMIYAFWLAVLWGSYRRLQADDTPAA from the coding sequence ATGGCCCCACCGTTATCATCGTTCTCTCCCTCCCCGTTTGCGTTACTGCGTGGATACACCTCGATAGCCGTGTTCCTGCTAGGCGCTATCGCCTTGATTGTTCCTTCGGGCTATTCGGTGGGTGCTGCCCTGTTGCTGCTGGGGAGTTTCCTGTTGCCCTTTACCCGTCCTGGCGTGTCCTTCAATCGTCAGGACCTTCTGGTGATCGGTGTCCTGTCAGCCTATGCCCTGACGGGGCTGCTCGAAGCCTGGCTCGATGGGCAGGGGAGCCGTGGTGCTGACAAGCCTCTGCGTTTTCTGTTCGCCATTCCCGTTCTGGCCTTGATATTGGCTTATCCGCCACGACTCGCCTGGATGTGGGCGGGCCTGGCCACCGGCGGCATCGTGGTCGGAAGCTGGGGCGCCTGGCAGAAGCTGGTGATGGGCATCGAGCGGGCCGAGGGCTACACCTATGTCATCCAGTTCGGCAATATCAGTTTGTTGACCGGGGTGCTGTGCCTCGCGGGCATGGGCTGGGCGACGATGCAAAAGCGCCGTAGCCTCTGGATAATGATGCTGGCGCTGGGCGCCGTTGGCGGGGTGCTGGGCTCGCTGTTTTCCGGCAGCCGGGGTGGGTGGATAGGCTTGCCGGTAGTCCTGCTGGTACTGTATCGCGCCTATGGCCGTGAGCTGTCCTATCCGCTTAAACTCAGTGCCTTGGCAGCGGTATTGATGGCGGGGTTACTGGTCTATGCCATACCCCAGATGGGGGTGCAGCAGCGGGTCCATCAGGCGTTCTCCGATGTCGAGCTCTATGTCAGTGGCGAGAATCGGTTCTCATCCGTCGGCGCGCGGTTCGAGATGTGGCGGGGTGCCGCGCAGCTGATTGTCGAGAAACCCGTGTTCGGCTGGGGAGACAATGGCTATCAACGGGGCATGCAGGCCCTGGCCGATAACGGGGTGATTCATCCGGAGGTTACCCAGTTCGGGCACGCGCATAACGAGTTCATCAATACCATGGCCAAGCGTGGCGTGGTGGGGTTGATAGCACTGATCGCCTTGTATCTGGTCCCCATGCGTCTGTTCATGCGCCAACTGCATGCGCCCCATATGGTGCTCCGTTCGGTGGCGGTAGCTGGCACGCTCTTGCCCGTGACCTATATCGATTTCGGCCTTTCTCAAGCCTTCCTCGACCATAACAGCGGCGTGATGATTTACGCTTTCTGGCTGGCGGTGTTATGGGGAAGTTATCGCCGACTGCAAGCGGATGACACGCCGGCGGCATAA
- a CDS encoding 3-deoxy-D-manno-octulosonic acid kinase: protein MRLATLQQEKSLILHDAASLCDATGSDQIGPCWFAPEYWYRMGKVVGEAPGRGSSVFIDAGNEQWVLRPYRRGGLMAKVSQSRYLWTGYESSRAFRELRLTAWLFEQGLPVPRPVAASVTRHGLSYEAALITVRIPGARALADLLTEDRADSALLERVGATIRRFHASHLDHVDLNARNLLVDEQEHVWLIDLDRCQLRQPGKWQQANLDRLARSVNKFTANPIMPAIRRGYGG from the coding sequence ATGCGCTTGGCGACACTCCAGCAGGAAAAGAGTCTGATTTTACATGATGCCGCCAGTTTATGTGACGCCACTGGATCAGACCAAATCGGGCCGTGCTGGTTCGCGCCGGAATACTGGTACCGGATGGGTAAGGTAGTGGGAGAAGCCCCGGGGCGTGGCAGCAGCGTGTTTATCGATGCCGGCAATGAACAGTGGGTGCTGAGACCCTATCGTCGCGGTGGCTTGATGGCGAAAGTGAGCCAATCGCGCTACCTATGGACGGGCTACGAAAGCAGCCGTGCCTTTCGCGAACTACGCCTGACCGCCTGGCTCTTTGAGCAAGGCCTGCCGGTACCGCGTCCTGTCGCCGCAAGCGTGACCCGCCATGGGCTCAGCTATGAAGCGGCATTGATCACCGTGCGTATTCCCGGGGCTCGCGCCCTGGCCGACCTATTGACCGAAGACCGCGCCGATTCTGCCTTGCTTGAACGCGTCGGGGCCACCATACGTCGCTTTCACGCCTCCCACCTGGACCATGTAGACCTCAACGCCCGTAACCTGCTGGTGGACGAACAGGAGCATGTCTGGCTGATCGACCTGGATCGCTGCCAGCTCCGCCAACCCGGCAAGTGGCAGCAGGCGAACCTGGACAGGCTCGCGCGGTCCGTGAACAAGTTCACCGCTAATCCGATCATGCCGGCGATCCGGCGGGGGTATGGGGGGTAA
- a CDS encoding glycosyltransferase family 9 protein, whose translation MKHPLPVNPEHIAILRLSALGDVCNLVPTVRALQRQWPQARITWIIGKGEYSLLTGLTGVEFVVYDKSTGLAGMRALWRQLADTRFDVLLHMQQAIRASILSLGLKANVRIGYDKARAKDAQHWFTQRQLTPRPRAHVLESFMDFARLLGVEDDSLAWDMPVPQSAYEEAQLLSGDAPYLVINPCSNVRLRNFRNWSAEGYASVIEHAWTQHGLKSVLTGGGNTQERTMGEQIQQLCRPESVINAIGGTSLKGVMALIDRARAVVAPDTGPIHMANALQTPALGLYATTNPQRAAPYLWREFAVNAYPEAVRTYLHKSVDDISWGQRVRHPDAMSLIRTEQVITQLDALLEHTTHEPFAARSPQ comes from the coding sequence ATGAAGCACCCTCTGCCTGTTAATCCCGAACATATCGCCATACTTCGCCTATCCGCTTTGGGCGATGTATGTAACCTGGTGCCGACGGTGCGCGCTCTGCAGCGCCAGTGGCCCCAAGCGCGTATCACCTGGATCATCGGCAAGGGGGAATACAGTTTACTGACCGGGCTAACCGGGGTCGAGTTCGTGGTCTACGACAAGTCCACGGGGCTTGCGGGCATGCGCGCCTTGTGGCGCCAGCTCGCCGATACTCGCTTCGATGTGCTGCTGCACATGCAACAGGCCATCCGGGCCAGCATCCTGTCGCTGGGACTGAAGGCGAATGTCCGCATCGGTTACGACAAGGCGCGCGCCAAGGACGCCCAGCACTGGTTCACCCAGCGCCAGCTTACCCCGCGCCCGCGTGCGCATGTACTCGAGTCGTTCATGGACTTCGCCCGTCTGCTGGGGGTGGAGGACGACTCGCTGGCCTGGGACATGCCGGTGCCTCAGAGTGCCTATGAAGAAGCCCAGCTGCTCAGTGGAGATGCACCGTATCTGGTGATCAACCCCTGCAGCAACGTGCGTCTGCGCAATTTCCGCAACTGGTCGGCGGAAGGCTACGCCAGCGTGATCGAACATGCCTGGACCCAGCACGGCCTGAAAAGCGTACTGACGGGCGGGGGCAATACTCAGGAGCGGACCATGGGCGAACAGATCCAGCAGCTGTGCCGCCCCGAGAGCGTCATCAATGCCATTGGCGGAACGTCGCTGAAGGGCGTGATGGCACTGATCGACCGCGCCCGCGCTGTCGTGGCTCCGGACACCGGCCCCATTCACATGGCCAACGCCCTGCAGACGCCGGCGCTTGGTCTTTACGCCACCACCAACCCGCAGCGTGCCGCGCCCTACCTGTGGCGGGAATTCGCCGTCAATGCCTATCCCGAGGCGGTGCGGACCTATCTTCACAAATCCGTCGATGACATCAGCTGGGGGCAGCGGGTGCGCCACCCCGATGCCATGAGTCTGATTCGCACGGAACAGGTCATCACTCAGTTGGATGCCCTCCTGGAACACACCACCCACGAACCCTTTGCCGCACGGAGCCCCCAATGA
- the hldE gene encoding bifunctional D-glycero-beta-D-manno-heptose-7-phosphate kinase/D-glycero-beta-D-manno-heptose 1-phosphate adenylyltransferase HldE: MKVDLTALEQARLLIVGDVMLDRYWHGATSRISPEAPVPVVRVEDADDRPGGAANVALNIAALGGRAALAGVVGEDDNARLLEQRLVASEVKTYFQRSQTVPTITKLRVMSRNQQLLRLDFEQQLQAVDTDELVSRVEEALSQCDVVILSDYGKGTLNQVERLINLARAAGKRVLVDPKGGDFTKYRGASVITPNLMEFEAIVGPCDSEAELAERGEALRADLELEALLITRSEKGMTLIREGHAPLNLPTRAQEVFDVTGAGDTVIGILGAALASGHAYPEAMLLANLAAGLVVAKPGTATLSIAELYTALHGDSLAEFGVVEAPTLIAAVRAAQLRGERVVMTNGCFDILHAGHVAYLEQASQLGDRLIVAVNDDASVARLKGPKRPINPLNRRMQVLAGLGAVDWVVPFGEDTPQTLIEAVLPDILVKGGDYRPEEIAGGEAVRNHGGEVKVLGFEDGVSTTEMIASIVDRER, encoded by the coding sequence ATGAAAGTCGACTTGACCGCCCTCGAGCAGGCCCGCTTGTTGATCGTGGGAGACGTGATGCTGGATCGCTACTGGCATGGCGCCACGTCACGGATTTCTCCCGAGGCGCCCGTGCCGGTGGTGCGGGTTGAAGACGCCGACGATCGACCAGGCGGCGCTGCCAACGTCGCCCTGAATATCGCGGCGCTGGGTGGCCGGGCCGCCCTGGCGGGTGTGGTAGGCGAGGATGACAATGCCCGCTTGCTCGAGCAGCGTCTTGTCGCCAGTGAAGTGAAGACTTACTTTCAGCGTAGCCAAACAGTACCCACAATCACGAAATTGCGCGTGATGAGCCGCAACCAGCAGCTGCTGCGTCTGGATTTCGAGCAGCAGCTGCAGGCGGTGGATACCGATGAGCTGGTCTCCCGAGTGGAAGAGGCGCTTTCGCAGTGCGATGTGGTGATTCTGTCGGATTATGGCAAGGGAACGCTCAACCAGGTGGAGCGCCTGATCAACCTGGCGCGTGCCGCCGGCAAACGGGTGCTGGTCGATCCCAAGGGTGGCGACTTTACCAAGTACCGGGGCGCTAGCGTGATCACCCCCAATTTGATGGAATTCGAAGCCATCGTCGGCCCCTGTGACAGCGAGGCGGAGCTGGCTGAGCGGGGCGAAGCGCTGCGCGCGGATCTCGAGCTTGAAGCGTTACTGATCACGCGCAGCGAGAAGGGCATGACCCTGATCCGAGAAGGTCATGCGCCATTGAATCTGCCGACGCGAGCCCAGGAAGTCTTCGACGTCACCGGCGCGGGGGACACCGTCATCGGCATCCTCGGTGCGGCGTTGGCGTCGGGCCACGCCTACCCCGAAGCGATGCTTCTCGCCAACCTGGCGGCCGGCCTGGTGGTGGCCAAGCCCGGCACCGCCACGCTATCCATCGCCGAGCTTTATACCGCCCTGCACGGCGATAGTCTGGCGGAATTCGGCGTGGTCGAAGCGCCAACCCTGATAGCGGCGGTGCGTGCCGCCCAGCTCCGTGGCGAGCGCGTGGTGATGACCAATGGCTGTTTCGATATCCTCCATGCCGGCCACGTCGCTTATCTGGAGCAGGCCAGCCAGCTGGGCGATCGCTTGATCGTGGCGGTAAACGACGATGCCTCGGTGGCGCGCCTGAAGGGGCCGAAGCGGCCCATCAACCCGCTGAACCGGCGCATGCAGGTGTTGGCGGGACTCGGCGCGGTGGACTGGGTAGTGCCCTTCGGCGAGGATACCCCCCAGACACTGATCGAGGCCGTATTGCCGGACATCCTGGTCAAGGGCGGCGACTATCGTCCCGAGGAGATCGCCGGCGGTGAAGCGGTGCGTAACCACGGTGGCGAGGTCAAGGTGCTAGGGTTCGAGGATGGGGTGTCGACCACCGAGATGATCGCCTCCATCGTGGACCGCGAGCGCTGA
- the waaA gene encoding lipid IV(A) 3-deoxy-D-manno-octulosonic acid transferase, translated as MHLLAWPRRLYSVALYVLSPLIAWRIWREQVPTYSRLQRLGYRLAPLPPAPRIWLHCASVGEVRAARPLIEGLLSRYPRHSLLLTTMTATGAQQAQALIAEQAEDDRRRLAHRFLPLDFPAAAKRFVRGIQPVFAILFETELWPNLLHACRRQGVPVAVVNGRLSPRALKRYRHLRPLMEGAMANIDWLAAKSIADAERFQALGDVAARTTVVGSLKFEMPAQDKTLQAGERLLQEWSERPVWVAGSTREGEEALLLEAHRQLRKRFPEALLVLVPRHPRRFDEVAKLCQDQGWILSRRSRQQPVSDETAVYLGDTLGELATLYATANVAFVGGSLVPLGGHNVLEPAALGKPVLSGPFIDNFADVVEPLQAAQALTLVEDAAALAKALKLRFADPARCQREGDAGREVIAAQRGALARTLDGLARLLPDGQ; from the coding sequence ATGCACTTGCTCGCCTGGCCGCGTCGGCTCTACTCGGTCGCACTGTATGTTCTCTCACCCTTGATCGCCTGGCGCATCTGGCGTGAGCAAGTACCCACTTATTCACGCCTGCAGCGGCTGGGCTATCGGCTTGCGCCCTTGCCCCCGGCGCCGCGCATATGGCTGCACTGCGCCTCGGTGGGGGAAGTCCGCGCGGCCCGCCCGCTGATCGAAGGGCTTCTCTCGCGTTATCCCAGGCACAGCCTGCTATTGACGACCATGACTGCCACCGGTGCCCAGCAGGCCCAGGCGCTGATCGCCGAGCAGGCCGAAGACGACCGGCGCCGGCTCGCCCACCGCTTCTTGCCGCTGGATTTTCCCGCTGCCGCCAAGCGCTTTGTGCGTGGTATTCAGCCTGTGTTTGCCATTCTGTTCGAAACCGAGCTGTGGCCCAATCTGCTGCACGCCTGTCGCCGGCAAGGGGTGCCGGTAGCGGTGGTGAATGGCCGCCTGTCGCCGCGTGCGCTCAAGCGTTACCGTCACTTGCGTCCGCTCATGGAAGGCGCTATGGCGAACATCGATTGGCTTGCGGCGAAATCGATAGCGGACGCCGAGCGCTTCCAGGCACTGGGTGATGTGGCGGCGCGTACCACCGTTGTCGGTTCGCTGAAATTCGAGATGCCAGCACAGGATAAGACATTGCAGGCAGGTGAGCGTTTACTTCAAGAGTGGAGCGAACGGCCGGTCTGGGTGGCGGGTTCCACCCGCGAGGGAGAAGAAGCGCTGCTGCTCGAAGCACATCGCCAGTTGCGAAAGCGTTTCCCTGAGGCGTTGCTGGTACTGGTACCACGCCATCCCCGGCGCTTCGATGAAGTGGCCAAACTTTGCCAGGACCAGGGGTGGATCTTAAGTCGCCGTTCCCGGCAGCAGCCCGTGAGCGACGAAACCGCCGTTTACCTGGGTGATACCCTGGGCGAGTTGGCAACGCTCTATGCGACAGCCAACGTGGCGTTCGTGGGGGGGAGTCTGGTTCCGTTGGGAGGGCATAACGTGCTGGAGCCCGCAGCGTTGGGAAAGCCCGTGTTGAGTGGTCCTTTCATCGATAACTTCGCCGACGTGGTGGAGCCGCTGCAGGCGGCACAGGCCCTGACACTGGTAGAAGACGCCGCAGCCTTGGCCAAGGCGCTCAAGCTGCGTTTCGCCGATCCCGCCCGTTGTCAGCGGGAAGGCGATGCGGGCCGCGAGGTAATCGCTGCACAGCGAGGCGCGCTGGCTCGCACACTGGATGGGTTGGCACGTTTATTACCTGACGGGCAGTAA
- the rpiA gene encoding ribose-5-phosphate isomerase RpiA, with product MTQDELKDAVAKAAIDEIKPHLERSTVIGVGTGSTANRFIDYLARLSGDFKGAVASSAASAERLKTHGIDVFELNEVGTVPFYIDGADEVNAHLHMIKGGGAALTREKIVAACAERFICIADASKYVAQLGRFPLPVEVIPMARSYVARQLVKLGADPVYREGVVTDNGNQIIDCYDFMIEDAEAMEAKINAIVGVVTNGLFAARGADVLLLGKKEGVERTALR from the coding sequence ATGACCCAAGACGAACTCAAGGACGCCGTGGCCAAGGCTGCGATTGACGAGATCAAGCCCCATCTGGAACGCAGCACGGTAATCGGCGTAGGTACCGGCTCAACCGCCAACCGCTTCATCGACTACCTCGCCAGGCTGAGTGGCGATTTCAAAGGGGCGGTAGCCAGTTCCGCGGCGAGTGCCGAACGGCTCAAGACACATGGTATCGACGTCTTTGAGCTCAACGAAGTCGGTACGGTGCCCTTTTACATCGATGGTGCCGACGAAGTTAACGCTCACTTGCATATGATAAAGGGCGGTGGCGCGGCGCTCACCCGGGAAAAGATCGTGGCCGCCTGTGCCGAGCGTTTCATCTGTATTGCCGATGCGTCGAAGTATGTCGCTCAGCTGGGTCGGTTCCCACTGCCCGTGGAAGTGATACCCATGGCGCGATCCTACGTCGCACGCCAGCTGGTCAAGCTGGGAGCCGACCCGGTGTATCGCGAGGGGGTAGTCACCGATAACGGCAACCAGATCATCGACTGCTACGACTTCATGATTGAAGACGCGGAGGCAATGGAAGCCAAAATCAACGCTATCGTCGGCGTCGTCACCAACGGATTGTTCGCTGCGCGTGGCGCGGATGTGCTGCTGCTTGGCAAGAAGGAAGGAGTTGAGCGCACCGCATTGCGCTGA